A region of the Rhodothermus bifroesti genome:
ACTGCTTCGGCTTGGGGACGGCGCCTGCGGATACGACGTGCCGCGCCTGTGCGTCCTCCTACAGGCGCTTCTGAGCCCTCTTAGTAGCGAAGCGCTAGACGCGCGCTGTCGGGCAACGCTCGAAATACAGCACGTACGTCAGCAGCCGGCATCTCGAGCATGATGGATAACGGAACAGGCATCGGTTGTCGCCGCAGCAGGCTGGCAAGCAGTCGTCCTTCACGCCATAAGTGGGTACTCAACATAAAGGCCCAGCGAGCTACCTGCTCGCTGAGCGTGGCAGGTGGCGACAAGAGCCAAAGCTCAATACCCTGATCAAACTGCAAGTACACCCACACCCCTCCAGAATCCTCCGGTGGCGGCAAAATGGGTGGACGGCTCTGCGCCTCTAGGGTGTCGCGCGGCGCTTCTACCTCGGTGATCGGGATCTTAGGAATAGAGGCTCGATAGGCCTGCAAAATATAAGGCTTCTCCTGGGTACTGAGCAGTGCGCGCAAAGGTCGCTTCTGCACGCTAACCGCCACTTCCCGCACCGGCAGACCGCCAATTTCCAAAGCCAAACGCGCTTCCACCAGGTCTACTACAAGCCCTACCTGGCGCGTTGCAGCCATCTCTAAACGCTGCTCAAGTACCTGGCGCAACACCTGCAGAGAGTCCAGCGATGGCGGCAGTGGCTTTAGCGGCGCAGTGCGTGGGCTAAAGAGCAATGGCAAAAGGCTCAAAAGCAGTAACACCCCCAACGAAGGCCCTACCGCCCAAAGCCAAAACGCTTTATGGCGCACCATAGCCTTGTAAGGCTGGGTGCGCAACTTTTGTAGGAATGCCGTAAAACGCAGCTTCATTTTTTCAGTAAATAAACACCGGTGCGCCCACCGGCAGCGTCCGGTAAACAGCCTCTAGGTCGTCATCGCCTAAACGCACGCATCCATGCGTTACGGGCATGCCCAATAGGCGCTGGTAAAGGGTGCCGTGGATCAAGTACCCATTCCCAATAGCCAAAGCGTAGCGCCCCAGCACTCCATATTCATAACGTTCTGGGGAGCCCGGTGGAGGGATCGGTTTGCCCTCTTCCACAAAGGCCCAGTCGGGCTTATGCCAAACGGGATTGACGATCTTGGATTGGATAAAAAACTGTCCGCGTGGGGTTTGAAACAGCCAGCTTTTACCCCCACTACCCTTGAGGTAGACATAGCTTCCTGTAGAGCAACGCCCTTCACGAATCAGTTTTCCATTTTTGTAAAGCCAGAAATGATTTTCCGTTGTACTGACCACTAAGTAGGCATCGCGTGGACGCCGCCTCAGGAGTCGTCGCTCTAGGCGCGCCACTTCCCGCTCCAGGCGCTGCTTATCTTCTTCTGCAGCGGCCCAAGCGGTCTCAGGCAGCGGGGGCTGTGCCATCCAGGCCATTACCCCCAAAGCCATTTCACGTACCTTAGGCGCCAGACTTGCCGCCATGATCATGAGCAGCAGTCCGGTGCCCATGCCCAAACGTTGGGCTTTCTGCTTAACGTCCATAGTTTGCTGTCGGATTGCGCATTAGGCGCAAGATTGGCCAAGATTCCAGGGCTCCCACAATAACCACAGGGGTGCCTACAGGAACCAATTCAAAAAGCTGGCGCATTTCTTCGTTACGTAATGCCACGCAGCCTTCTGTCCAATCTACACCCCGTCCCCCCTCGCCATGTATTTCAATGAGTCCGCCAATTTGGGCATTCGGGGGCAACCTACCCTCTCGTCGCGCTCGGATAAAGCGTGCCCGATCGACCTCGTTTGGATAATCTAGCAGCAGAGCCCGATAGTAACGCGTTTCTCCTG
Encoded here:
- a CDS encoding L,D-transpeptidase; this encodes MDVKQKAQRLGMGTGLLLMIMAASLAPKVREMALGVMAWMAQPPLPETAWAAAEEDKQRLEREVARLERRLLRRRPRDAYLVVSTTENHFWLYKNGKLIREGRCSTGSYVYLKGSGGKSWLFQTPRGQFFIQSKIVNPVWHKPDWAFVEEGKPIPPPGSPERYEYGVLGRYALAIGNGYLIHGTLYQRLLGMPVTHGCVRLGDDDLEAVYRTLPVGAPVFIY